From Syngnathoides biaculeatus isolate LvHL_M chromosome 19, ASM1980259v1, whole genome shotgun sequence, a single genomic window includes:
- the nanog gene encoding homeobox protein NANOG, which translates to MAEWKTQLNYKYNPPYHAYAYGLMYQPGNEQNHRHVTGWGEAGPPEFNNYTPGVAQIYYAATAARTPGESPPHSPEQHVASGYCHYQGSSVVCLGQSQVDRSLRVATDDENRRAGSDSTSDSEAHASPDSWSFSSSRESGLPQADPTTWVKKELCEDANSRIPDTGDQVSSSLMGELSSCTDMGSQNDNVLPLQAPLPTLKIPRTNAKILKGKVRVVFSKSQMNALVQRFSVQRYLTPAEMNNLAEMTGLTYKQVKTWFQNRRMKLRRHQKDNNWVSARYSRRQASLISGTVITHPPAYQAEAQRPPPNECYNHHTMEAPFKNSAPQNLAFYLATMGSTAASTPYPTWSSGTPQAVMPTRSQAVGWSMPTGINQYKCNPGVFHPTGNTEPDNSFDRKDKECVTTQNSSHCT; encoded by the exons ATGGCAGAGTGGAAGACACAGCTAAATTACAAATACAATCCGCCGTACCACGCCTACGCTTACGGCCTCATGTATCAACCGGGGAACGAACAGAACCACCGCCATGTGACCGGCTGGGGCGAAGCGGGTCCGCCCGAATTTAATAACTACACGCCCGGGGTGGCGCAAATCTACTATGCAGCTACCGCCGCCAGGACCCCCGGAGAGTCTCCGCCTCACAGCCCGGAGCAGCACGTGGCCAGTGGTTATTGCCATTACCAGGGCTCCAGTGTCGTTTGCCTTGGGCAGAGTCAAGTGGACCGCTCACTTCGAGTTGCAACCGACGATGAGAACAGGAGGGCAGGCAGCGACTCCACAAGCGACTCGGAGGCTCATGCCTCTCCCG ATTCATGGAGTTTTAGTAGCAGCCGAGAAAGTGGTCTTCCACAGGCGGACCCCACCACATGGGTCAAGAAAGAGCTCTGTGAGGATGCCAACAGCAGGATTCCTGATACTGGAGACCAGGTTTCCAGCTCTCTTATGGGGGAGCTGTCCTCCTGTACTGATATGGGTAGTCAAAACGACAATGTGCTCCCTCTACAAGCACCCTTACCAACGCTGAAGATACCACGCACTAATGCGAAGATTCTCAAAGGAAAGGTGCGTGTCGTATTCTCCAAAAGCCAGATGAACGCTCTTGTCCAGCGGTTCAGTGTGCAGAGATACCTTACCCCTGCAGAGATGAACAACCTTGCTGAAATGACAGGACTTACGTACAAACAG GTGAAGACTTGGTTTCAAAATCGAAGGATGAAGCTGAGGAGGCACCAGAAAGACAACAACTGGGTGTCAGCGCGCTACAGCCGCAGGCAAGCCAGCCTGATTAGTGGAACTGTCATTACCCATCCTCCAGCT TATCAAGCTGAAGCCCAAAGACCACCACCCAATGAATGCTACAATCATCACACGATGGAAGCACCCTTTAAGAACTCAGCTCCACAGAACCTGGCCTTCTATCTTGCCACAATGGGCAGCACCGCTGCATCTACTCCGTATCCCACATGGTCATCTGGCACGCCTCAGGCTGTCATGCCCACTCGGTCCCAGGCAGTTGGTTGGTCCATGCCTACTGGGATCAACCAGTACAAATGCAACCCAGGTGTATTCCACCCAACTGGCAACACTGAGCCAGATAACAGCTTTGACAGAAAAGATAAAGAGTGTGTCACGACCCAAAACTCCAGTCATTGTACATGA